The window TTTCCTAAGAATTCACAACTCATTCAGAATCCATCCATATGGACTGCAGATATCTGGAGattttctgcctctcttttcCGAGAAAGAGATTGTGAGAAATCACATCCAAATAGGCAAGGACAACATCCATCACAGCACACAAAAATTAACCACTCAAAATTATGTGCAGTTTCTCCAGGGAGGTGAGGTGACCTATGCACTGATCTGGACAGTCAGTTATGCTATCAGTTAAGTCAGAGATTGAGAATAAATGAGCTTCTGCAATGACTTAACTCAGACACACAGGCACTACAAGGACTAATCCATTCCAGCTGATGGTATTCTGCACCTTTGACTGGATATGAAGTCTCTCaagaagaaaactgaaactTGAAATCAGCTATCCTATGGCAAATGATCCTGAAGGGCTATTGGAAAAGATACAAGTACTGaattatgtattttgaaagaacTGAgtgtttctgctttgtttctttttagcAAGAAGAGCTGATCACCTGGCAAAATTCAGAACGCAAATAAATGTGAAAATCACATCCTACATGCAagcaaaaggaagaacaaaccaTCACCATCAAAATGCTACAGGCACATCCCTTGCCCTGTAACTACACTGCCTGAACTACAAACTGAGATGCAGAATAGACTGCAGAATTTTATAACCATAATAATGGCCTTTGCAGCTCTACCAGACACAATCAAAATGTCTGTCCTCGTACTTCAATGCCAAGAAAAAGTTCCTTTTACTTTTCTCTGCCACTATGTTATAGTagagacttttaaaataaaaatatacattcaTTTAGATTTTAACTTCATtcagaggggatttttttctgtagataATTTTCAAAAACCATAAGGACTACAATACTGTTGGATGTGACAGGCTTCTAGAGACTAACCAGAGCCTGGAAAAGTAAGACCATTACATATAAGTCCCCTAACCAACAAGAGAAGCAGCTCCAGAAACTAAAAGCCACCCTCCTTGCAGCCAAAGAAGTGCACAACAGCAGCTGGCAAGCAAGAAGAATGGCATAAAAGGAAAGGTGATGAGATCATGAGCTAATAGGAGAAAGAACATGCTGCTGTCTGTGGCTCTATGGAAGTGCCACACAGGAGCTGTGAACAGCTACACTGGTAAACAAATTACCACTGAACCAGGATGCTTTGCATGTGGatttccagaaaataaagaaacaaagccACAAAACACTGATTTCTTCTGTACTGGCTTGGACTTTCTTCAAGGAACTCACCTTGCTGACTCTAAATGATAAACTTGCACTTCAATTTTTGTCAAACATGTCAAGAAATAATAattgtttcctcttttttcctttgattctCTGCAGACAGTGATGGCTATCAcactcccagcctgtgccacaccagaaatttcatttatatgcactggaaaataaaaatcatcttCAGGTCTCAGTCCTGAGACACCATCACAAAGTGTTCAACTCAAGCAACAGCCACTGTGCCAGCTGAGGCAGAactgctcctctccctctgctcctttccagCAGCCCCCAGAGAACAGGGATTCAGGGCTCAGGATACTGAAAAGGATCTGCAGAtcctttctgcttcccagccagcagcaacaGAGCAGGGGAATCTCTGACCTTGCCCATGGTCACCAAACCCATCCTCACTCCCCTGCATGAGCATTGAGCTGGTTAATTAGCTGGAAAGTTTCCACAGGATTCCAAACAGCAAAGGAGGATGGGCAAGGGAGGGAATCAAGAGCTAGAACTGGGAAGTGATGGTAAAAACCAGCTCTGTAGGGATGAGATCAAAGAAGAGTGGGAAAACCTGTGAAAGGACATGAAGAATCCAGCACAGAAGTTTTCCAGACAGGAATTGTGGTGGGGAATGGAGCAAATGAAAACTCAAAGTGATGAAAACTCGAAAAGcaagaatgaaaaatagaaattcaacaTCTCTTGTGGTTTTTATTGTAGAGAAACAGACAAACAGTGTTCAGCAAGTAAATTATTCTGTAAAttccactatttttttttccacagctatTGTGACCAATTGAATAACTGTGCAAATATTCCCAGAATGATGACAACATTCATCACACTGGAGATATCAAAACACAGCCTATCTGACCTGCTATTAGGATGCTAGTGGAAAATCCATTACAAATAAAATTCTGCAACAGAGAACTATCATATTTCACCCTTTtgagctgcacagggaggagggaaggttTTTCACAGCATATTCATGCTTGTATTTGTCAGCTAGCTTGGGGACATGTAAACTGCCTTTCAACACTCTCCCTCTGCTTGAAAAATACCCTCCTGCATGATTTAAACCTCAAACTTGGATTCAATGAACTCCAAATGTATCCTTCCCAAAACACAAAGGCCATTCCAAATCTGAAGGTAATCTGTCCACTTTCTATTTTGGGATGAGATCTGATGTGGTGACAGTACAGGTCTAATAAATAGATTATGAAGATTTAATGACTTCCTGTTAAATAGAAAACATGAAGTGAGACCAGACAAACCAGGTAGGAGCTGTCAACGGAACAATTAATTGTCTGGTGGGGAATTCACCTGTGTGAATTCCACCTGATGTAGCTGTTAGGAGGAAACTTATGCCTTAAAAAACACCCTCTTGTCAACAAATAATTTCTACATTTTGGTCTAGGTTACTTATGTTCTCAGGAATGATGATAAATTGCTTCAGAATCCTATTGGAAAAAGTCTGTCTTTATTTTCCTAAGTGATCTCTTGTTCTCATGCAGACCTTGGAAAACAGACCATAAAACTGCTGGGCAAAAAAGGCTTGGGAGAAAGTTAACTTGAAGCTACTGGAATACTTTGCAGAAGCAGCCTGCTAGCATGGGAAGTTGGCAGACTGAGATCCTTCCTGCCTTTGTGAAGAGCCAACAGAGACTTTACAAGTGCTTTAAGCCCCTCAGACAAGCAGAAACTTAAACTGGTTGGGCCTGAGCATGCAATGCAACCAAAGGGaagggcagcaccaggagcctgtgccagctgggagcATCTGTACTAATGCACCTATTTCACCCATTACAAGGTTCTCACAAACCCAGGGCCAAGGACTTGCATACTCTGTGTACTTCagtgtgtgctgctctgcttgttTTCTGGTTCTAAAATGCCTGCATTTCAAAAAACAATCCAGAGAATAacaagcactttttttttacccttccTGTCTGTATAGGAACTCTGGCACTTCCAGCCTTTCTTCTTTTATTCCTCTATTCCTCATCTCCTGGATGAAGTTTATCTTTGTCACCATCTCCCTGTTACACATTTTTACAACTACTTAACTACACTCATAAACTCCTCCTTTGAAACACATTCTGTGTGTGATCAATATCTATTAAAACAAAAGGTCAAATTTATATACCTGTACCAGCCAGATCCCATCTTTTGTGTCTTCTACAAGCTCATAGAAGTGCATTTCACCACTGAAGTTTGTGCTGGAAACTGATTCAGAGGCCTCTTCCTCCTTGAGAGCTGAATAAAGCTCTCCTTCCATGAGGTCTCCTGAAAAAGAGACAATTGGAGAAAGTCAGTTAAAATGGCACTGGAGAAAGATTACTTCATGAATTCTAGTAACAGTTTAACTAACTATATTTGCATGATTGCTCAGAGAGCTTTTTCAGTACAAAGGTAGCTAAACCTTAAGTTGTTACTATAATTCTATCTCTGGTGACGTGACTGTGAACAATTTGACTTCAGTCAGACCACAGAAGACACGAATGCTCTGTTTCTGATTACACAGATGCACCATGCATGCATGAGCACACAAAGGAATAAAAGAACATCTTCGAAGGCTCATTCTCTGCAAATAACAACATTCAGTGGCTGAGAGCAATTTTAGTGGATAcatctttgctttcatttcacagGATTGCAATTTTGCAGCAAGCAATTTCTTAACACAGATAATTCAAACAGACTTCCAGAATTTCAATCATTAATTCTGGACCAAAACCCAATGTTTGTGGTCCTGTTGCTAGTAAAAATCTCGGGCAGAATAATTTAGCTGCTGGCTTTTGTTTGCATGGTTGGGAAAAGTTCCCATGAACTCCAAATGCAGCGACATAAAGAGCTCACAGTAAAATCATTTGATGATGTTTCCTTCGTAATCTCATTTCCTTCTCATGTTTTGTTTCACAATCATTACAAACACTGTTAATGACAACCTGCACTCTAGTAACTAATCTACTAAGCTTTAAGAAATGAGGTCTTGTCCAAAACCagtttccttaaaaatataaaaataagtgCAATGGCCGAAACCCTTTAGGAGTTTgcaaaaatattcataaaatttagaggggaaaaaaaaaccaaaatacaacCACAGAAAAATGCTGCAAAGCCTGCTGGTATGAGAAGTGTTTCCATGACATTTGAAGAAGTTGGTTAATACAGCTTGTTTGGAGCTAAACACTTCCCTGAAGCATATGCAACCCAAACAGCATGACATCATGAAAGTACCTGACAGCCAAGGAGTGAAAGAGAttggaaacaaaagtgaaaGTGCCTAATGCTTTTTACTGTTGGAGCAGCAAAGCCAATAAACaacataaaaacataaataaacaaTGAACAGTAACAACAAAATAGATTTAAATGCCCAGGATTAATATCAATTATTTAAACCAGCATTTTTAAGGTTATATGGCAGGCACTACATCTGTACAaatccttcttcctctctgttcaGACATTAGAGACCCTCACTGCCTATCCTGACTGCTGGGATTTCTCTCTCACCTAGATCACCAGCCCTTCCATCATTGATTTAAAAGCAACTACTCACATTTTCCTGCTTGGCTGGCACTACAGCTATTACATCAGCCCCATCTCCCAGTCCTTGGGGCCAGCTCCCTCcggctgctccaggcagcatcCTTACTTTCAGGACACTTCTGCCATTCTTACATCTCCACTGCTCTTCATCAGCCCCGAGAAGTCCATCTCCTTCACCTGGTTCTCCTTACTTCTGAAATGCCTCCCTTCCTTTTTCCGAGCTGATTTCTGTATGCAGGAACTAGTTCTGCTCCCCTTGTATAAAACCATCTCAACCCTGGGTACCCATCCCTTGTGCTCCTCAGCTATGAAATCATCGCTTTCCTTGGGGCCCATCTTGATAAGCGTACCTGCAACAAACCCAGCAAACGGCTGGCAATAGACGGGAACAAGCTGGCCCCAGCTGTAAACAGTAGCCTACTGCAGCTATTTAGAGTCTCTCCTCCTCGTTTTTCACGGCGGACGACATTGGGTCGCATCTGTGCCACCCGCACTGACCCGACCGCCCGCAGCGGAACTCccggggaaggggaggggagggccgggccgggccgggaaGGGCCGCTGCCGGTGCCCCGTCCAGCGCAGGCCTTTCACTCGCTGGGGCTCACAACGCCGCCGGGCTGTGACCGTCACCCCTCGTGGTCCCCGGGCTCCCTCCACGGACCCCCTTGGTGGGGGGAGCCAGCTCGCTCCCCAAACCCGCCCTGCCGAGGGAAGCAGCGCCCGCGTCTCCATCCAAGGGCGGCCGGAACCCAGGCGGGGGTGGCCGGCCACCGACCTCCGTCCGTCCCCCCGGGTCACGGGGCAGCTCCGCGTACCTGACTTCTCCACCAGCTCCCGCACATCCTTCTTCTCGGGCAGCCCCGAGTGCCCCAGCCCGCGGCACTCCAGAATGGTCCGCAGCTTCCTGAAGCTCAGCGCCACCGGGTCCACCAGCTGCGTGGCGAGGAAGCCGCTCTCGTACCACGCCACGGCCTCGAATACCCGGGCCAGCACGAAGAGCGCCAGGAAGTAGAGCAGCAAACAGCACAGCTTCACCCACATCTTCCCGGGAGCGCCGAGCCGGAGgccgggctggggagggagggagaggagcgGGGGCTGTCaggggagcggggccgcggcccCCCCGCCTCCCGCCCGCCGCTGCCGCTGTCCCCGCCCCGGCGGAGCCGCGGAGACATAACAGTGACGTGAGCAGCCGGCACCGCCCCCctgcccctttttcccctcttcccccttcccctcttccccttctccttcccccccGCCGTGATTCAGCACTGCGGCCCGACCCCGCACCTCCGGGCTCGGGGGGACGGTCGCATCCCTGTCCCCGGCTGCAACTTTGGACCCTGCGGCTGCGCTTTGCTGCgagaaaaataatatataaataccTCGGATACCGGGGAGGGAGAGGGCAGGATCCGACTCGGCCGAcgcttttcattaaaaaaaaaaaaaaaaaaatttacagagCCAGAACTGGGGGCCGGTATTTGCAGGGTCGATCTGTTcgggcagttttggggcagcTTAGTGGACGCAGTTTATTTGGATTCGGGCTGCTGGGTGTAGGGATGATCCCTCCGCTCCTCATTCCCGCAcgccagccccgctcccagcCCTCGGCTGGCGCGAAAGCAAATTCCAAAATTCCTCAGTGAGATTCATCTGCGCGGCTCGGAACTCGGACTCTGCGGCTTGGCCTCGGCACTCGGGTGCTGGGAGCTTGTGCCAAAGTGACAGCCAAAGGCAAACTTAAGCTGCAGCCCGACTTCGGACCAGGGTTTAAGTTGGGGCTGTGCTCACATTGGAAGCATTTTGGAGCACAGCATGGGTCCCTGCTGAAGTGGATCTTCGAAGAACCATGCCAGGCTGTACAAGAAGTGTTGGCCTGCGAAGAATACAATTTAGCCTGCTACAAAAAACATACTAAAATCAAGCTACTGCGTTGAGATGAAGGCTCTCCTCTGAAAGAAACTCAACAGTGCTTCTGTATATTCAGTTATTTTAAGAAGCCATAATTTGCATGAAAATTGGCAGCTCATACAGATGAGCACAAAAATAGCAcagtttaaatttaaaaacactgaGAACCCCCCAGAGTGTACATGCTGTAATTCTGTACTATCCATTTTCAAAAAGGCACACTAATATTGATctggaaaaaagcatttaaatcaCTTTACTCCTCAGAGcctttaaaacacatttaaaggTTTCTCAGTGTGTTGatatgatttttaaatgaaaaatctcaACAATCCATGTTCAGCTCATTCTGTGACATGGCCAACACAGCCTCTTCCAGAAGAAAATTCATGACACTGTTCTTCAGGAATGGGCTCCTTTTGGTTCTTGAAAGGGGAAGAGTGGAGGGATTGCAGATGTAGCCACTCAAAAAGCTCTTACGGTCTGGGAAGTGTTGTGCCCTTCCACTGGGAGTCACATACAACTTTATTCTTCAACATTTTTTTCGGGAAAAGATAAAAGTGGACTGCAACCCTTGTATCTGCTGGTGCTACTCTGTTAAATACAAAGGGATTTCGGCAGCTCCGCTGGGTTTGCAACAAGTCCTGGGTGGCAGGTCCAGGTGGGACAGAAGGTCCCAGAGGCACAGCCCGGCAGAGGGGCTCACAGAGCCCAGGTAGGACAGAAGGTCCCAGAGGCACAGCCCGGCAGAGGGGCTCACAGAGCCAAgtgcttctctctccttcccagccactGCAGCCTGGGAAACTTACCCTGCCTCAGCCAGGGCCCATCTCCCTAATGAGCAGGTGGCAAAGCGTTGGGAAGATGAATCCTTTGCCTTTGGCAAAAGCCAAGGGAGTGGctttgtccctgcagctggtggagccaggggacagccaatAAAACATTTCCCATCGCCTGCCAAAGGGCCTCGGGCAGGCTCTGAGCCCTGGAGTGCCCCAGGAACAGGGTTCTTTTCCAGAAGCTTtatgaagcttttttttcttttgccactTTTGCCTGATTTCTCTACCTTTTGTTTCAAGTGAGTGTGAAGTAACTCCCACCCCTGCGAAGTGACGGTAGGAGTTTGAAGAAGGAGTTTGAAGTTTGTATATTTAACTTCACTTACAAAACATTGTtgggttggggtggggttttttgcttggtttgttttggagtttgtttctttgttttacaTGAGCACCTCAGACCCTACTCCAGGAGTTTCCTTTGATTCTCCCCTGTAATTTCTTCGGGGTGCCCTGGCTTCCCCTGGCAGGAAGGCACCTCACAACAATGACTCATCTACGCTCACAGCTGAACTATTTGCAACACCAACTGCTGGGGAGGCTGTCACCAGCGTGTCATATCCGAGTGCTCATGGCCTGAGCTCAATGAGGCCCCTGCAGAGACAAAGCCAATTATCTGCCAGAACTCAAAGCCCTGGAGTCGTTTCAGGAATATTTCAAGCTAGTactcaaaatcccccaaaacaacccaaaacaaagcagctgCCAACACTGAAGTACCCAGATGAGGGGAGGATACAACCAAGAACAGCAGCTGAGGAGTTAACCAAAGGTCTGGCAGAGCAAACCTAAATGGATTCAGTGCCTCCCCCAGGCTCTCTGatcctctcttccctccccacctctgCATCCCTGATGCACTAGCTGACCCTACCAGAAAATGTTCCATTTTCTAGATGTAGCTGTCATTTGGTTTCCAGTTGCAACTCAGAATGTCTTTGACTTGTCACCTGCAAACAATCTTTCAGGGAGTTTTAATTATCTGAAAAATCTAAATATCTTAAGAGTGAAGTGAAATTCATGGGGCTGAACACAAAGATGACACACGCTGGCATTTTTAAAGACCCCAGGGTTAACACTACTTAATTAACATCATTAAACAGTCATCAGTCAGTCAGTCCTATGCTCACAGAGCAAATATTACAAATGTGAAGAGAATGGAGAATATAAATTCCACCTTTCAACAAAAGCTCAAAGCAAGGATctgcttttaaataattttagcagcaaaaaaaaaaattactataatTTGGGAGCTAATGAGCTGAAATCCTGAGAACTGGGACAATCACCTTTCCTTGTCAGACAGCTAAATCTGCAGTCTTTTTATCTGCTGCCCCTTGGTAAATGGCAAggattccctctcctcccccatCCTCTCCTACGGGCAGTTGCTGACTGTGCAGCCTGGGAATACAGACAATAATCCACTTTCCAGACTTCTGGGGGAAACATAAGAAAAGTATTGTCATTTTGAAATCAGTAAAACAGAGGATTAACCATAAAACAGGGGATTAAACATCTTAATTCAATCCTTTACCATGTTAACATCACACCATTTTTAATGAGTTTATCAAGATAACAGCTCAGCAAACTAATAATCAAACAACCTGAAAGACAGTTTTGCCAAGAGCCAACTCTGCAAATACAATTTACTTCTGTGACAGGAACTGGAcctcgatgatccttgtgggtcccttacaactcaggatattctacaATTCTGTGAATTTCTGGGAATTCACCAACTCAGAAATTCTTGATGTGCTTCTTTATCAACATGGGTGCATCTCGACATGTTTTAGGCGTGACAGGAAACTGTGCCTCCTTGTGATTGATATTGAATAAATAACAGAAGCTTCTATGAGAATCTCAAAGCAAGACTACAGCAGCCCAGACATTACTGTGTTGCGGGCAGAGGAATTTTAAATCAGATGTTTCCTGCTTTGTAGGAGCGGCCAGCGGGAAGCAGATCTACCCGAGGTGTGAGTGTGTGACACAGTGACCGCTCCTGACAGCTGGGCTGAAGCCCTGGCTGTGGAACCGTGGAACCCTGGCGTGGTTCGGGTCGGGAGGCATCCCAGGGACCgtccagttccaccccctgccatttGGGTGAGGCAGTCCCGGCGACCTGGTGGTGATTCACACAGGAATTCAGGTTGGACGCGAGGCTCTGAAGCCCAACCCCCTGCTCAGGGTCAGCTGTGACACCCGGGCAGGTGACCAGGGctttctgcagccacagctggagctgatggTCACCGCCTGCGGGAGTTTGATCTGCTGTGTTTACACAGTGATTAACATCAGCCAGGACAAACCAACTCACAGGAgcagaataaaattattaaagctTCAGATAAAGACACTTTTTTCCTAGGCAGTTTGGGTTTTCTGTTCTTCTACCAGTGCAAAACTATTTGTTGCCCCCTTGGAAAAAACCAGCTCTGTTTAacatccaaaataaaaaaataaataagtaaggAGTTCTTGCTTGAGTGTACTGAGATGGCCAAGGAGCCCACAGCAGAGGAGAACTCCACAAATTAAACCCCTGTGCTGATGACCCAAGAAACCAGAAGATAGTGCTTGTGTTTAAGCATAATTTGTGATTAAATAAAGAGCAAAAACATAGAAAAGCAGGAGTTTGGGCCAAAATGTGACCAATTGCTGACACTGCACATCACACAAGTCCTCTGTTCTTGTGAGAATACTGAACTCTTGATTttcctgtcctgcccagcactgtggACACAGATGAAGCAACATTACCCCAGGCTCAGACCAAATGCTGGTTTTCCAGTTAACTTTGTCCAAATTTATTAGGAGCTTTGTTTGTACTGTGCTACACAAAACACAGAGTCCTGTGTCCTGGGCTACTGCCTCTGAACACCAAAGCTCATAGAGCCATCagcataaaatcacagaatggtttgggttggaagagaccttgaagACCATTCAgttccaagcccctgccatgtgcagggacaccttctactagcCCAGGTcactcagagctctgtccagcctggccttgaacacttccagggatggggcacccacagcttccctgggcagcctgtgccagggcctcaccactccCACAGTAAAAAATTGTTTCCTAATATACAATCTAaaccttctctttctctttgtagccattcccccttgtcctgtcactacatgtcCCTGTCAGGCCATGCCCCATCTTTTTTGTAAATTCCCTTCAGGTACAGGAAGGCCACAGTTAGGTTACTCAAAGCTTTCtctcttccaggctgaacaatcccaatttctcagcctttccccacAGAAGAAGTGCTTAATCCCTCCCATCAGCTTGCTGGTCTCCTCTGAATTTGCCTGGAGCTGGTGTTAACCAAGTGCAATTCGATCTGAGCCATCTCTTTGAGCTCATTTTTAAAAGCCGCTGCCAGACCAATGCACTTCAGCcttgtgaaaaacaccaatcacttggtt is drawn from Haemorhous mexicanus isolate bHaeMex1 chromosome 4, bHaeMex1.pri, whole genome shotgun sequence and contains these coding sequences:
- the RNF103 gene encoding E3 ubiquitin-protein ligase RNF103 isoform X2 — its product is MWVKLCCLLLYFLALFVLARVFEAVAWYESGFLATQLVDPVALSFRKLRTILECRGLGHSGLPEKKDVRELVEKSGDLMEGELYSALKEEEASESVSSTNFSGEMHFYELVEDTKDGIWLVQILQEEGLAEIHPHYVGSTNQYLQGQSHAEGIQRAQDRSGAHLQMDHSPCCLSDQNHLQL